Proteins from one Desulfonema limicola genomic window:
- a CDS encoding DUF1318 domain-containing protein: MRPILKKIIFSWIILLTGCTLAKVNVEVISERTSLENQILGTYNALDNEMLMAASVRGVDPRGNIKKPPRHSQEHKDAVTALQVQAFHEYDITRFKQIKWAGENNQGLLTPFKMDKNNIPGHLSDFAQRFTQQEFDAIIFQVNQAREIIMQRVIDMNENLSKDDIQEIRKTFGKLNRENALAGEKVQNDNQEWVVKK, encoded by the coding sequence ATGAGACCAATATTAAAAAAAATTATTTTTTCCTGGATTATCCTTTTAACAGGCTGCACCCTGGCAAAAGTGAATGTGGAGGTTATAAGTGAACGTACATCCCTTGAAAACCAAATATTAGGCACATACAATGCCCTTGACAATGAGATGCTTATGGCAGCCTCAGTCAGGGGTGTTGATCCCCGCGGCAATATCAAAAAACCGCCCAGACACAGCCAGGAACATAAGGATGCAGTAACAGCCCTCCAGGTTCAGGCATTTCACGAATATGATATAACAAGATTCAAACAGATCAAATGGGCTGGAGAAAATAACCAGGGACTTCTCACCCCTTTTAAAATGGATAAAAATAACATACCCGGGCATTTAAGTGATTTTGCCCAAAGATTTACACAACAAGAGTTTGATGCAATCATATTCCAGGTAAACCAGGCAAGAGAAATCATAATGCAAAGAGTAATCGACATGAATGAAAACCTTTCAAAAGACGATATCCAGGAAATTCGGAAAACATTTGGAAAACTTAATAGAGAAAATGCCCTGGCAGGAGAAAAGGTACAAAATGACAACCAGGAATGGGTTGTAAAAAAATAA
- the rfaE2 gene encoding D-glycero-beta-D-manno-heptose 1-phosphate adenylyltransferase → MTETISKIITDWNILVSIVKKNKLSGNNIVFTNGCFDLIHPGHVRYLTAAKAQGDILILGLNTDASIRVIKGKKRPIMNQEQRAEVLSGFECIDYITFFNETDPLRLIKSLKPDVLVKGADWEEKNIIGAEFVRSIGGRVERIAIVPGTSTSAIIDRIIKLYS, encoded by the coding sequence ATGACTGAAACCATATCTAAAATTATTACAGACTGGAATATACTGGTATCTATTGTTAAAAAAAATAAATTATCGGGAAATAACATAGTTTTTACCAATGGATGTTTTGATCTTATTCATCCAGGCCATGTGCGTTATCTCACAGCAGCAAAAGCCCAAGGGGATATTCTGATTTTAGGTTTAAATACTGATGCTTCTATCAGGGTTATTAAAGGCAAAAAACGTCCCATTATGAATCAGGAACAGCGTGCAGAGGTTCTGTCAGGATTTGAATGTATTGATTATATTACCTTTTTTAATGAAACGGATCCTTTAAGGCTGATTAAAAGCCTTAAACCTGATGTTCTTGTTAAAGGAGCAGACTGGGAGGAAAAAAATATAATAGGAGCTGAATTTGTCAGATCAATCGGCGGCCGTGTAGAACGGATTGCCATAGTTCCAGGCACATCAACCAGTGCCATTATAGACCGCATAATAAAACTTTATTCATAA
- a CDS encoding carbon-nitrogen family hydrolase, with product MKKFRAGFIQFDVKLGMTDENLHTVMKYLDDLEKQDVKLVVLPEMWSCGFDNANLTLHAKRTPEILDILSETASKKDMIITGSIPEISGKSIYNTLYVTDRDGSIAGSYRKVHLFSLTSENKYFTPGDKSIICQTSLGSLGLMICYDLRFPEISRTLTLKGANLIIIPAQWPNVRISRWDILSQARAIENQVYIIGANRCGKENTTQFNGHSIIVDPSGKVLQWAENGNACALWAEIDMDELEQVRTYMPSLEERVPRAYD from the coding sequence ATGAAAAAATTCAGAGCCGGATTTATTCAGTTTGATGTAAAACTTGGTATGACAGATGAAAACCTGCATACTGTTATGAAATATCTTGATGACCTGGAAAAACAGGACGTAAAGCTTGTTGTTCTTCCTGAAATGTGGTCATGCGGGTTTGACAATGCAAACCTTACTCTTCATGCCAAAAGAACCCCTGAAATTCTTGATATTTTATCTGAGACTGCATCAAAAAAAGATATGATTATAACAGGGTCCATACCTGAAATTTCAGGAAAATCCATTTATAATACCCTGTATGTTACAGACAGAGACGGTTCCATTGCCGGTTCTTACCGGAAAGTGCATCTTTTTTCCCTGACTTCTGAAAACAAATATTTTACACCAGGAGATAAAAGCATCATATGCCAGACCTCCCTTGGATCTTTAGGATTGATGATCTGCTATGATCTCAGGTTCCCTGAGATTTCAAGAACACTGACCTTAAAAGGAGCTAATCTTATTATAATACCTGCCCAATGGCCCAATGTCCGCATCTCCCGCTGGGATATCCTGTCCCAGGCAAGGGCAATTGAAAACCAGGTTTATATTATCGGAGCCAACCGGTGCGGTAAAGAAAACACCACACAGTTTAATGGGCATTCCATTATTGTTGATCCATCAGGGAAAGTTCTGCAATGGGCTGAAAACGGAAATGCCTGCGCCTTGTGGGCAGAGATTGATATGGATGAGCTTGAGCAGGTCAGAACCTATATGCCCAGTTTAGAAGAAAGGGTGCCAAGAGCCTATGACTGA
- a CDS encoding transposase: protein MCFFNSFPCGCYEIFEKVFIIACFNNFSGKITKKTFVFIDNAPVHRSKKFIGSLHEWHKKGLYPKFLPKYSPELNLIEILWQKMKYEWLPFAAYTSFNKLQEWVDEILLNFGSQYVIEFS from the coding sequence ATATGTTTTTTCAACTCTTTTCCCTGCGGATGTTATGAAATTTTTGAAAAGGTATTTATAATTGCCTGTTTTAATAATTTTAGCGGGAAAATAACAAAGAAAACCTTTGTTTTTATTGATAATGCACCTGTACACAGAAGTAAAAAGTTTATAGGCAGCCTTCATGAGTGGCATAAAAAAGGGTTGTATCCCAAATTTTTACCAAAATATTCCCCTGAACTTAATCTTATAGAGATTCTTTGGCAAAAAATGAAATACGAATGGCTGCCATTTGCAGCTTATACATCTTTTAATAAGCTGCAAGAATGGGTTGATGAAATTTTATTAAATTTTGGCTCTCAGTACGTTATTGAATTTTCATAA
- a CDS encoding CAP domain-containing protein: MLKIISYILTLFILVLSSPAWAESADAGMEARLFELINSARVNPLAAAASLGMNTEQVLADLPELHDVLINGLPPLVFNANLQNSARSHVQDMLNRDYYNRVSPEGVTPEIRIAQSGYVGDAAGESLGLLGFVNFVSPDDAVNRIFENMFKDELNPGRIEKRNILSPELKDIGVGIGAGLLSIGSASAASHRNAYVAACYFGTRIETIIETIDVQEVENILLQIINYARGNPLKMLADMGFDTQQVIREFPHLKRILVKGLQPISFEPALYDSARIKSRAVFESYFTGSYFDINSDDLYYRIMKCGYSPVVQAEIYDISEYDNTDPQMIAWQIFERLFKSEFNHDNKHYILNPDFEDIGISLSAGFFQKNGLFVNAGAVVLDFTKDAVSFEEKLLLELINQARMKPLAFAETLGLNTEEILANLPEYHDVLINGLPPLVFNPYLRLAAEKHAYDMVENNYYGHVSPDGRSYEDRILENGYDSAVLSGESLAIECFRQEEGVFPQDALLSMFKELFIEELMPGTQKNILSRDFYDTGIRFVTAMPSTLGGICGNSVYMIVINFGLCF, translated from the coding sequence ATGTTAAAAATAATATCATACATACTTACCTTATTTATACTTGTTTTGTCATCTCCGGCATGGGCTGAAAGTGCTGATGCAGGGATGGAAGCCCGCCTGTTTGAACTTATTAACTCTGCAAGAGTTAATCCCCTGGCAGCAGCCGCTTCTCTGGGCATGAATACCGAACAGGTTCTTGCTGATCTGCCGGAGCTTCATGATGTTCTAATCAATGGGCTGCCTCCCCTTGTGTTTAATGCAAATCTTCAAAATTCAGCACGGTCTCATGTTCAGGATATGCTTAACAGGGATTATTATAATCGTGTTTCACCTGAAGGTGTTACCCCGGAAATCCGTATTGCTCAATCAGGTTATGTTGGTGATGCGGCCGGTGAAAGTCTGGGGCTTCTTGGTTTTGTTAATTTTGTATCCCCTGATGATGCGGTTAACCGTATTTTTGAGAATATGTTTAAAGATGAGTTGAATCCTGGCAGGATTGAAAAGCGCAATATTTTGTCCCCTGAATTAAAAGATATTGGGGTTGGGATAGGCGCAGGTTTATTGAGCATTGGTTCTGCCTCTGCTGCTTCTCATCGTAATGCTTATGTTGCAGCCTGTTATTTTGGAACAAGAATAGAAACAATTATAGAAACAATTGATGTTCAAGAAGTTGAAAATATTTTATTGCAGATAATTAATTATGCCAGAGGAAACCCCTTGAAAATGCTTGCTGATATGGGATTTGATACTCAACAGGTTATAAGAGAGTTTCCGCATTTGAAAAGGATTCTTGTGAAAGGGCTGCAGCCAATTAGTTTTGAACCTGCTTTGTATGATTCTGCCAGGATAAAATCTCGTGCTGTTTTTGAGAGTTATTTTACTGGCAGCTATTTTGACATTAATAGTGATGACTTATATTATAGGATTATGAAATGCGGATACAGTCCAGTTGTTCAGGCAGAAATTTATGATATTTCAGAATATGATAATACTGACCCGCAAATGATTGCGTGGCAGATTTTCGAACGTTTGTTTAAATCAGAGTTTAATCACGATAATAAACATTATATTCTTAATCCTGATTTTGAAGATATTGGGATTTCTTTAAGTGCAGGTTTTTTTCAGAAAAATGGTTTATTTGTTAATGCTGGGGCTGTTGTATTGGATTTTACAAAGGATGCTGTTTCTTTTGAGGAAAAGCTGCTTCTGGAACTTATTAATCAGGCAAGGATGAAGCCTTTGGCATTTGCAGAAACACTGGGTTTAAATACTGAGGAAATCCTGGCAAATCTGCCTGAATATCATGATGTGCTTATAAATGGATTGCCGCCGCTTGTTTTTAATCCATATCTCAGGCTTGCAGCAGAGAAACATGCTTATGATATGGTTGAAAATAATTATTATGGTCATGTTTCACCTGATGGACGATCATATGAAGACCGCATTTTGGAGAATGGTTATGATTCAGCAGTTTTGTCAGGTGAGTCATTAGCTATTGAATGTTTTCGCCAGGAAGAAGGTGTTTTTCCACAAGATGCGCTTTTATCCATGTTCAAGGAACTTTTTATTGAAGAACTTATGCCTGGGACTCAAAAAAATATTCTAAGCAGAGATTTTTATGATACTGGTATCCGTTTTGTAACAGCAATGCCAAGTACTTTGGGAGGTATCTGCGGAAACAGCGTTTATATGATAGTGATAAATTTTGGATTATGTTTTTAG
- a CDS encoding rhodanese-like domain-containing protein: MVKSIFRYNIMALFMLILVTSSAFAYTDVTVEEAVQLIQDNDKLIIVDIRESYEFCDENGHIVNAVNYPYNSGFFDDNYTDFSQEDYILIVCSIDNRSIQASEFLDLQGYSNVYNLSAGMEAWEGDTIACEEEENDDTPFKISLLYYPYIASNGDWETEIALINDDDAQLNGILKAYNNKGQYLSEISIELSPLSRKEIVIGNEYINPEQVNYIIFESNSENAEVKGYLKFYREGLYRASVPAVQDTEINTGDIFISHIASDSDWWTGISLLNTNSSPVELSIEFDNGIIRQKTLAANMQQTFLIRDIFDGQPQQGIRSAVIRGGSGVIGLELFGSTENSGKNYLSGILLKDDTASELYFPHIASDQNWWTGIAVYNTSNIENFITVIPFKSDGTMLASDAVSILISPYMQYATLFKDLGFPAEAAWIKIKSQEPVTGFGLFATHSGNQMAGCTGVNTTQNKGTFPKLEKNGWTGIAFVNTEGDLANITLTAYDDGGNFIADEIMEVLPYEKKVYMAEEFFKDKDISDATYIRYSSNMRIAAFQLNGSSDGMMLDGLPGR, from the coding sequence ATGGTGAAGAGTATTTTTAGATATAATATTATGGCTTTATTTATGCTTATCCTTGTTACTAGTTCTGCTTTTGCCTACACAGATGTTACAGTTGAAGAAGCGGTTCAATTGATTCAAGATAACGATAAATTGATTATTGTTGATATCAGGGAATCATATGAATTTTGCGATGAAAATGGACATATTGTTAATGCTGTAAATTATCCTTATAATTCAGGTTTTTTTGATGATAATTATACTGATTTTTCCCAGGAAGATTATATTTTAATTGTTTGCAGTATTGATAACAGAAGTATCCAGGCATCTGAATTTCTTGATTTGCAGGGCTACTCCAATGTCTATAACCTGTCTGCTGGAATGGAAGCATGGGAAGGGGATACTATTGCTTGTGAAGAAGAAGAAAACGATGATACCCCTTTTAAAATTTCCTTATTGTACTATCCCTATATTGCAAGTAACGGTGATTGGGAGACTGAAATTGCTCTTATTAATGATGATGATGCTCAGTTAAACGGGATTTTAAAAGCATATAATAATAAAGGACAGTACCTGTCAGAAATATCTATTGAGCTATCGCCTTTATCCAGAAAAGAAATTGTTATCGGAAATGAATATATTAATCCTGAGCAGGTCAACTATATCATTTTTGAGTCGAATTCTGAAAATGCAGAAGTCAAAGGATACCTAAAATTTTACAGGGAAGGGTTGTATCGGGCATCTGTGCCTGCCGTACAAGATACAGAGATTAACACGGGAGATATTTTTATTTCTCATATTGCCTCTGATTCAGACTGGTGGACAGGTATAAGTCTTTTAAATACAAATTCATCTCCTGTTGAATTATCTATTGAATTTGATAATGGAATTATCAGACAAAAGACTCTTGCTGCGAATATGCAGCAAACATTTCTAATTAGAGACATTTTTGATGGTCAGCCCCAACAGGGCATCAGGTCTGCTGTTATACGCGGAGGTTCTGGTGTTATTGGTCTTGAATTGTTTGGAAGTACAGAAAACAGCGGGAAAAATTATCTCAGCGGGATTCTTCTAAAAGATGATACTGCATCCGAGCTTTATTTTCCCCATATTGCCAGCGACCAAAACTGGTGGACAGGAATAGCTGTTTATAATACTTCTAATATAGAAAATTTTATTACTGTAATACCTTTCAAATCTGATGGTACTATGCTGGCATCAGATGCAGTATCTATATTGATTTCACCCTATATGCAGTATGCAACTCTTTTTAAAGACTTAGGCTTTCCAGCTGAGGCTGCCTGGATTAAGATTAAATCTCAAGAACCTGTAACTGGATTTGGATTATTTGCAACTCATTCTGGAAATCAGATGGCAGGCTGTACAGGCGTTAATACTACACAAAACAAGGGAACATTTCCCAAACTTGAGAAAAATGGATGGACTGGAATTGCTTTTGTCAATACTGAAGGTGACTTGGCAAATATTACCTTAACAGCATATGATGATGGAGGTAATTTTATAGCCGATGAGATTATGGAAGTACTGCCTTATGAAAAGAAAGTTTACATGGCTGAAGAATTTTTTAAAGATAAAGATATTAGCGATGCAACTTATATACGCTATTCCTCGAATATGCGGATAGCAGCATTTCAGCTAAACGGATCTTCTGATGGAATGATGCTTGACGGGCTGCCAGGCAGATAA
- a CDS encoding rhodanese-like domain-containing protein encodes MKLISIFFINIIFLLNSFIAFAFTNVTVKEALTLTENNKELIVVDVREIDEFCDEFGHIPCSINYPYNSGVLNERYSELPKDGQILIVCRSGNRSYQVSEFLTSKGYKNIYNMVGGMSAWEGETAGCEEGTVRECPLPILYYPHIASSGEWETEIGLINQNDSWHLSGIFRAYDRAGNIVSDKLILLSAHSRAEIIVGNEFPSPQNIAYITFEPDYDTELFTGYLKFYQGNQNRAAVPAVKNSEVNKNDIYISHIASDFNWWTGIAIVNTDSSSRDLTIEFDNGIILQKTIAANAHDSFLIKDLFDSKPQADIHSGIIRGGDGLIGLELFGSTESSGNKCLSGVLLTDDANTTLYYPHVASDEKWWTGIAVFNPSDSENVIVFTPFRADGTALNSEAISVPILAHSQYSSYFKELYFPDNTAWILAEAESPVVGLQLFGTHGGNEMAGYSVVDNIQKAGVFFKIEKNGWTGIAFVNTEEETADIILTAHDNNGNIIASENIVLKSYEKRVQMAEDFFTKENIDAAAYIRFSSDKQTAAFQLNGSSDGMMLDGLPGR; translated from the coding sequence ATGAAACTTATATCTATATTTTTTATTAATATTATTTTCTTATTAAACAGTTTTATTGCCTTTGCTTTTACCAATGTAACAGTCAAAGAAGCTTTAACACTGACAGAGAATAATAAAGAATTGATAGTTGTTGATGTTAGGGAGATTGATGAATTTTGTGACGAATTTGGACATATTCCTTGCTCAATTAATTATCCATATAACAGCGGTGTGCTAAATGAGAGATACAGCGAACTGCCGAAGGACGGACAAATTTTAATTGTGTGCAGAAGCGGTAATCGCAGTTATCAGGTATCGGAATTTTTGACTTCAAAAGGATATAAAAATATTTACAATATGGTAGGAGGGATGAGTGCATGGGAAGGAGAAACGGCAGGCTGTGAAGAAGGGACTGTAAGAGAATGTCCTTTGCCGATTCTTTATTACCCGCATATTGCCAGCAGTGGTGAATGGGAAACTGAAATAGGTTTAATTAACCAAAACGATTCCTGGCATCTGAGCGGTATTTTTAGAGCTTATGATCGTGCAGGAAATATTGTTTCTGACAAACTAATTTTGTTGTCTGCTCATTCGCGGGCAGAAATTATTGTTGGAAATGAATTTCCAAGTCCTCAAAACATTGCATATATTACTTTTGAACCTGACTATGATACTGAACTTTTTACAGGGTATTTAAAATTTTACCAGGGAAATCAAAATCGGGCAGCTGTTCCTGCTGTAAAAAATTCCGAAGTCAATAAAAACGATATATACATATCCCATATTGCTTCAGATTTCAACTGGTGGACAGGCATAGCTATAGTTAATACAGATTCATCTTCCAGGGATTTAACAATAGAATTTGATAACGGCATTATCCTGCAGAAAACGATTGCTGCTAATGCCCATGATTCATTTTTGATAAAAGATTTGTTTGATTCTAAGCCCCAGGCAGATATTCATTCCGGCATCATCCGGGGTGGTGATGGCTTGATCGGCTTGGAATTGTTTGGAAGTACTGAGAGCAGCGGGAATAAGTGCTTAAGCGGTGTACTTCTTACAGATGACGCTAATACAACACTTTATTATCCCCATGTAGCGAGTGATGAAAAATGGTGGACAGGAATAGCAGTTTTTAATCCTTCTGATTCAGAAAATGTTATTGTTTTCACACCTTTTAGAGCAGATGGTACAGCACTGAATAGTGAAGCCATATCTGTGCCTATTTTGGCACATAGTCAGTATTCCAGCTATTTCAAAGAACTATACTTTCCTGATAATACAGCCTGGATTCTTGCTGAAGCTGAAAGTCCTGTAGTCGGACTTCAATTATTTGGTACTCACGGCGGAAATGAGATGGCAGGATATTCAGTTGTTGATAATATTCAAAAAGCAGGAGTTTTTTTTAAAATTGAAAAAAATGGGTGGACAGGAATTGCGTTTGTAAATACTGAAGAAGAAACGGCAGATATTATTTTGACTGCACATGATAATAACGGAAATATCATAGCTTCAGAAAATATAGTATTGAAGTCCTATGAAAAACGAGTTCAAATGGCTGAAGATTTTTTTACAAAAGAGAATATTGACGCAGCTGCTTATATCCGTTTTTCTTCAGATAAACAGACAGCCGCATTTCAACTAAACGGTTCTTCAGATGGAATGATGCTTGATGGATTGCCTGGCAGATAG
- a CDS encoding CmcI family methyltransferase, with protein sequence MLPDFIKEFLNKYTAKPLRRKLYQERYNLSLRDWLIYHQKEVVFDQVKWMGVPVWKNVLDAWIYQEIIYEVQPDVIVEIGSRYGGSTKYFANLLDILDKGMVISIDPYREDYNFTHKRVKVLTGKSSDLDILAEVEDLCCDKGVFVIQDGDHSKTQALEDLENYSKFVSIGSYFIMEDGIVDLFHDGDGLGFKKDNPGPLEAVEDFLSRNPNFAVDSTRERYLLTYNPKGFLKRIS encoded by the coding sequence ATGCTCCCTGACTTTATTAAAGAATTTTTAAATAAATATACGGCAAAACCCCTTCGCAGAAAACTATACCAGGAAAGATATAATTTATCTCTTCGTGACTGGCTGATTTATCATCAAAAGGAAGTTGTATTTGACCAGGTTAAATGGATGGGAGTTCCTGTCTGGAAAAATGTCCTTGATGCCTGGATTTATCAGGAAATTATCTATGAAGTTCAACCTGATGTAATTGTTGAGATCGGCAGCAGATATGGAGGAAGTACGAAGTATTTTGCAAACCTGCTGGATATTCTTGACAAAGGTATGGTAATATCTATAGACCCTTATCGTGAAGATTATAATTTTACACACAAAAGAGTTAAAGTACTTACTGGAAAAAGCTCTGATTTGGATATATTGGCTGAAGTTGAAGACCTCTGCTGTGATAAAGGTGTTTTTGTTATCCAGGACGGGGATCACAGTAAAACACAAGCATTGGAAGATCTTGAAAATTATTCAAAATTTGTAAGTATTGGAAGCTATTTTATTATGGAAGATGGTATTGTTGATTTGTTCCATGATGGTGATGGATTGGGCTTTAAAAAAGATAATCCAGGGCCGCTTGAAGCTGTAGAAGACTTTTTGAGCCGGAATCCTAATTTTGCAGTTGATTCTACGCGAGAGCGTTATCTTCTTACTTATAATCCCAAGGGTTTCCTGAAACGCATTTCTTAG
- a CDS encoding ABC transporter permease → MNVRKFFNPVHIFIHLWQYRELIKQLALREITARYRGSFIGLGWSFIQPLMMLCVYTFVFSVIFKSKWGVSPDESRAAFALALFMGLITFGLFSEVLNGSPSLVISNQNYVKKVVFPLEILPFVRLLSTFVNSLISLSVLIIGILIIKHFLHWTILLLPFVWFSMMLFTLGCGYFLASIGVFIRDVEVTTGILTTILFFLTPIFYPISAVPERFRFISHMNPVAIFVEDSRRVVLWGLSPDWPLFFIGLGVSTLTFILGFIWFIKTKKAFADVI, encoded by the coding sequence ATGAATGTAAGAAAATTTTTCAATCCTGTCCATATTTTTATTCACTTGTGGCAGTATCGGGAACTTATAAAACAATTAGCACTGCGTGAAATAACTGCACGTTATAGAGGTTCATTTATAGGGCTGGGGTGGTCATTTATCCAGCCTTTAATGATGCTGTGCGTTTATACATTTGTCTTTTCAGTAATTTTCAAATCCAAATGGGGGGTGTCTCCTGACGAAAGCAGGGCAGCTTTTGCCCTTGCTTTATTTATGGGACTAATAACCTTTGGGTTATTTTCCGAAGTCCTTAATGGGAGTCCTTCCCTTGTTATATCCAATCAGAATTATGTTAAAAAAGTTGTTTTTCCTTTGGAAATACTCCCTTTTGTCAGACTTTTAAGTACCTTTGTTAATTCTCTTATAAGTTTGTCTGTTTTGATTATTGGAATTTTAATTATAAAGCATTTCCTTCACTGGACAATACTCCTGCTCCCTTTTGTATGGTTTTCAATGATGCTTTTCACACTAGGCTGCGGGTATTTTCTAGCTTCCATAGGCGTATTCATAAGAGATGTTGAGGTGACCACAGGCATTTTAACAACGATTCTTTTTTTTCTTACCCCTATTTTTTATCCGATTAGTGCTGTGCCAGAACGTTTTCGTTTCATAAGTCATATGAATCCTGTTGCTATTTTTGTGGAAGATTCCCGTAGGGTTGTGCTTTGGGGTCTTTCTCCTGACTGGCCTCTTTTTTTTATCGGATTAGGTGTATCTACCCTGACTTTTATTCTGGGTTTTATCTGGTTTATAAAAACTAAAAAAGCTTTTGCTGATGTCATCTGA